One genomic segment of Caldimonas brevitalea includes these proteins:
- a CDS encoding radical SAM protein: MTPSARAIDRLPPLPRFAQIEPTGSCNLACRMCTVNHRADEGGMLTLEQFERLLDQLPQLEELHLQGLGEPMLNPQFFEMVELAVSRGIRVSANTNLTLLTPERARRVASSGLHSLSVSIDAAHREVYEAIRLKASFEKVVRNLQRLVQAREEARAVHLHLRLVMVLMRSNLDELAAVLRLAQRCGIGEVLVQRLSSDLDQPSLPGRYIPIRDYVQQAQLTEQDLPRAMQLFAHASRLAAALGVRLHLPRLTPNPDARPCTWPWDQLYVTARGDMLPCCMVGTPDRANFGNVLQDGVAVAWQGEAAQQFREQLASGTPAQVCQHCALYRGAF, encoded by the coding sequence ATGACCCCCTCCGCCCGAGCCATCGACCGCTTGCCGCCGCTGCCGCGTTTTGCGCAGATCGAACCGACGGGGAGCTGCAACCTGGCGTGTCGCATGTGCACGGTGAACCACCGGGCCGACGAGGGCGGGATGTTGACGCTCGAGCAGTTCGAGCGCTTGCTCGACCAGTTGCCGCAGCTGGAGGAGTTGCATCTGCAGGGACTGGGCGAGCCGATGCTCAATCCGCAGTTCTTCGAGATGGTCGAGCTGGCCGTCTCGCGCGGCATCCGCGTGTCGGCCAACACCAACTTGACACTGCTGACCCCGGAGCGGGCCCGCCGTGTCGCCAGCAGCGGCCTGCATTCGCTGTCGGTGTCGATCGACGCTGCGCACCGCGAGGTGTACGAGGCGATCCGCCTCAAGGCCTCGTTCGAGAAAGTCGTGCGCAACTTGCAGCGCCTGGTGCAGGCGCGCGAAGAGGCGCGGGCGGTGCATCTGCACTTGCGGCTGGTGATGGTGCTGATGCGCAGCAACCTCGACGAGTTGGCGGCGGTGTTGCGCCTGGCCCAGCGCTGCGGCATCGGGGAGGTGCTGGTGCAACGCCTGTCGAGCGATCTCGATCAGCCTTCGCTGCCGGGGCGCTACATCCCGATCCGCGACTATGTGCAGCAGGCGCAGCTGACCGAGCAGGACCTGCCGCGTGCGATGCAGCTGTTCGCCCACGCGTCGCGGCTGGCAGCCGCGCTCGGGGTCAGGCTGCACCTGCCGCGACTGACGCCCAACCCCGACGCGCGCCCGTGCACCTGGCCGTGGGACCAACTCTACGTCACGGCGCGCGGCGACATGCTGCCCTGCTGCATGGTGGGCACGCCCGACCGCGCCAACTTCGGCAACGTGCTGCAAGACGGTGTCGCCGTCGCGTGGCAGGGCGAGGCAGCGCAGCAGTTCCGCGAGCAACTCGCCAGCGGCACGCCAGCGCAGGTCTGTCAGCACTGCGCGCTCTACCGCGGCGCCTTCTGA
- a CDS encoding glycosyltransferase family 2 protein, giving the protein MTLRVSVVVPTYKRPQLLLRCLDALVDQRFEPSAYEIVVVDDGQCDETEAVVAQVAEQTRGSPEVRYLRPDGTRGPAAARNRGWRAAAAPIIAFTDDDTIPDRDWLRYGVLAMSMDRVAVWGRVVVPTPDVPTDHEKNTRGLEEAEFVTANCFVRRDALDAIGGFDERFKRAWREDADLYFSLLQRFGTVDPVPAAMVVHPVRPAPWGVSLGQQANMFFDALLYKKHPRHYRELIRRLPPVRYYLIVVCALGALITGLGGSPGLATLLALVALGLIGNFAWQRLRDTSHEPRHVAEMVVTSVAIPFLSVFWRLAGAVRFRVPFM; this is encoded by the coding sequence ATGACGCTGCGCGTGTCGGTGGTCGTTCCGACCTACAAACGGCCGCAACTGCTGCTGCGCTGTCTCGACGCCCTGGTCGACCAGCGATTTGAACCGTCCGCCTACGAGATCGTCGTGGTCGACGATGGCCAGTGCGACGAGACCGAGGCGGTGGTCGCGCAAGTGGCCGAGCAGACCCGCGGCTCCCCGGAGGTGCGCTACCTGCGGCCCGACGGCACGCGGGGCCCCGCTGCGGCACGCAACCGCGGCTGGCGCGCCGCCGCCGCGCCCATCATCGCCTTCACCGACGACGACACCATTCCCGATCGCGACTGGCTGCGCTACGGCGTGCTGGCGATGTCGATGGACCGTGTCGCCGTGTGGGGCCGGGTGGTGGTGCCGACGCCCGACGTGCCGACCGACCACGAGAAGAACACCCGCGGCCTCGAAGAGGCCGAGTTCGTCACCGCCAACTGTTTCGTGCGTCGCGATGCGCTGGACGCGATCGGCGGGTTCGACGAACGCTTCAAGCGTGCCTGGCGCGAGGACGCCGACCTGTACTTCTCGCTGCTGCAGCGCTTCGGCACCGTCGACCCCGTGCCGGCCGCCATGGTGGTGCACCCGGTCAGGCCGGCGCCGTGGGGCGTCAGCCTGGGCCAGCAGGCCAACATGTTCTTCGACGCGCTGCTCTACAAGAAGCACCCGCGCCACTACCGGGAGCTGATCCGTCGCCTGCCGCCGGTGCGCTACTACCTCATCGTCGTGTGCGCGCTCGGTGCCTTGATCACAGGGCTGGGCGGCTCTCCCGGGCTGGCGACGCTGCTGGCGCTGGTGGCGCTCGGGCTGATCGGCAACTTCGCATGGCAGCGTCTGCGCGACACCTCGCACGAGCCGCGCCATGTGGCCGAGATGGTCGTGACCTCGGTCGCGATTCCCTTCCTGTCGGTGTTCTGGCGGCTGGCCGGAGCCGTGCGCTTCCGCGTGCCGTTCATGTGA